In Leuconostoc kimchii IMSNU 11154, one genomic interval encodes:
- the pheT gene encoding phenylalanine--tRNA ligase subunit beta, with translation MKTSLTWLNEYLNNTINLEPAAVADLAEQVERTSVEINESTTIAKGQDGLIVAKVMRVQPHPDSDHMVIAQVNVGTSDLVQVVTGAPNIAEGQLVILATVGAHIIKHDTGELITLEKVTLRGQDSYGMLVALQEIGFDNKIAPKNFEDGIHIFTAQDHVKPGDDALVVLGMNEPVLDTDLTPNRADMLSMIGTAYEFGAMLKQKVTIPDFALVEYESLASEQITVKLDDDALAPKYALRVINNVTVTDSPLWLQKRLWNAGMRPINNIVDITNYMMLMYGQPIHAFDLDKLTNHELHIRRAKKDEQLVTLDEQTRQLRSGEDIVIATVDEPLMLAGVMGGKSSEVDRQTKHIVLESAVFNPSLIRATARRHNLHSEASARFERGVNWDNTFTALDHAAQLSDELAGGQIARGQVVASDSQRSTRTIALSTQRVNQILGTALTVSDITTILDQLAFDYQTHDDYTEVTLPARRPDMGIAADLIEEIARLYGYDNLPVTLPYGQTTPGQLTQQQRQIRASRRIMESLGLNQAISYVLTTPEKAQQFAENTTAKLLTLDYPMSSDRTTARQNLLAGLLEDVAYNVNHFVRDIALYEQGRVFIANEKNDLPTEVEHIAGILTGNYATSTWQASKTDRSVDFYDIKGIVSNYLDQIGVNHVRYVATDRHVNMHPGQTADIYAGEVYLGFVGQLHPLVTKAQKLAPVFGFELNLFAVMSQVQLDVHYHKVSRFPQMSRDAALLVNADIEHATIESLIKQVSGDKLVDIKLFDVYMGDKLPSGKKSLAYTLTYQDDDGTLLEAEVNSDFEKVTTALIDELHVEVR, from the coding sequence ATGAAAACAAGTTTGACGTGGCTGAATGAATATCTAAATAACACCATTAATTTGGAACCAGCAGCTGTAGCGGATTTAGCAGAACAAGTGGAACGAACGAGTGTTGAAATTAATGAGAGCACAACGATTGCAAAGGGACAAGATGGTCTTATCGTGGCAAAAGTTATGCGGGTTCAACCTCACCCTGATTCTGATCATATGGTTATCGCACAAGTTAATGTTGGTACATCTGATCTCGTGCAGGTTGTTACCGGGGCACCTAATATTGCAGAAGGTCAATTAGTAATTTTGGCAACCGTTGGCGCGCATATTATCAAGCATGATACAGGTGAATTGATTACTTTAGAAAAAGTAACATTACGTGGTCAAGATTCCTATGGTATGTTAGTTGCTTTACAAGAAATTGGTTTCGACAACAAGATTGCACCTAAAAATTTTGAAGATGGTATACACATTTTTACTGCGCAAGATCATGTTAAACCAGGGGATGATGCGCTTGTAGTTTTGGGAATGAATGAACCTGTTTTAGATACAGATTTAACACCTAATCGTGCAGATATGTTATCGATGATTGGCACTGCCTACGAATTTGGGGCGATGCTCAAGCAAAAAGTCACGATACCTGATTTTGCTTTGGTGGAGTATGAGTCTTTGGCCAGTGAGCAAATAACCGTTAAATTGGATGATGACGCATTAGCACCTAAATACGCATTACGCGTGATAAACAATGTTACAGTGACAGATTCACCACTTTGGTTACAAAAACGTCTGTGGAACGCAGGTATGCGCCCTATTAACAATATTGTTGATATTACGAATTACATGATGTTGATGTATGGTCAACCAATACATGCTTTTGATTTAGATAAATTAACGAATCATGAATTACATATTCGTCGCGCAAAAAAAGATGAGCAATTAGTCACATTAGATGAGCAAACACGTCAATTACGCTCAGGGGAAGATATCGTGATTGCAACAGTTGACGAGCCTTTGATGTTAGCTGGTGTTATGGGTGGAAAAAGTTCTGAGGTTGACCGGCAAACTAAACATATTGTGCTAGAAAGTGCAGTATTTAATCCTAGCCTTATCCGTGCAACAGCACGTCGTCACAATTTACATTCAGAAGCGTCAGCACGTTTTGAACGTGGTGTTAATTGGGACAATACATTTACGGCACTAGATCATGCGGCGCAATTATCAGATGAATTGGCAGGTGGACAGATTGCTAGAGGACAAGTAGTAGCGTCAGATAGTCAGCGGTCAACTAGAACAATCGCACTTTCAACGCAACGGGTTAATCAAATTCTAGGAACAGCTTTGACCGTAAGTGATATAACAACGATTCTAGATCAACTCGCTTTTGATTATCAAACACATGACGATTATACTGAAGTAACTCTGCCAGCACGTCGCCCAGATATGGGAATTGCTGCTGATCTAATCGAAGAGATCGCACGATTGTATGGGTATGATAACCTGCCTGTGACATTACCATATGGGCAAACAACACCTGGTCAATTAACACAACAACAGCGTCAAATACGTGCTAGCCGACGCATTATGGAAAGCTTAGGCTTGAATCAAGCGATTTCTTATGTATTAACGACGCCAGAAAAGGCACAACAATTTGCTGAAAACACAACAGCAAAGTTATTAACGTTAGACTATCCAATGAGTTCAGATCGTACCACTGCTCGTCAAAATTTATTAGCAGGTTTGCTTGAAGATGTGGCCTATAATGTGAACCATTTTGTTCGTGATATTGCACTGTATGAGCAAGGACGTGTTTTTATAGCCAATGAAAAAAACGACTTACCTACTGAAGTGGAACACATTGCTGGTATTTTAACTGGTAATTATGCAACATCGACTTGGCAAGCCTCAAAAACAGATCGGTCTGTAGACTTTTATGATATTAAGGGCATCGTTTCAAATTATTTAGATCAAATAGGTGTTAATCATGTGAGATATGTTGCGACTGATCGTCACGTCAACATGCATCCTGGACAAACGGCTGATATTTATGCAGGGGAAGTTTATCTTGGGTTTGTTGGGCAACTACACCCACTGGTCACTAAAGCACAAAAACTAGCACCAGTTTTTGGATTTGAGCTAAACTTGTTTGCTGTGATGTCTCAGGTACAATTGGATGTCCACTATCACAAAGTTTCACGTTTCCCTCAAATGAGCCGTGATGCTGCATTATTAGTTAACGCAGATATTGAACATGCAACGATTGAATCACTAATTAAGCAAGTTTCGGGTGATAAACTAGTTGATATTAAGTTATTTGATGTTTATATGGGTGATAAATTACCTTCTGGAAAAAAGTCATTAGCATACACACTCACTTATCAAGATGATGATGGGACATTGCTTGAAGCTGAAGTTAACTCAGATTTTGAAAAGGTCACAACTGCCTTGATTGACGAACTTCATGTTGAAGTACGCTAA
- a CDS encoding UDP-N-acetylglucosamine 1-carboxyvinyltransferase: MAKIIVRGGKRLHGEVTIGGAKNSTVALIPAAILADTPVKFDTVPQILDVKNLQLILNAMNVKSTFANGNLDIDPTHIIESDLPSGAIKSLRASYYFMGALLGRFNRATVTFPGGDNLGRRPIDQHIKGFEALGAIVTESDDIIHIDATEHGLIGARIALDTVSVGATINIILAAVRAKGQTVIENAAREPEIIDIATFLNNMGANVRGAGTDTIRIAGVPSLKARNTHTVIPDRIEAGTYMSMAAAFGDGVTIKNVIPEHLESYTSKLIEMGVNLDIGEDTIHVYKSDDLKPVNIKTMPYPGFATDLQQPITPLLLMASGESSINDTIYPKRVKHVEELRRMGGDIDSDRPGHIRVNHSPRLVGTDVEAAEIRAGAALIIAAIMAEGETIINDADHILRGYDRIQDKLTTLGADITIEGIDLINLMP, from the coding sequence ATGGCTAAAATAATTGTACGCGGTGGCAAACGCCTCCATGGTGAGGTCACAATCGGTGGCGCAAAAAATTCGACAGTGGCATTAATACCAGCTGCTATTTTGGCTGATACACCGGTCAAATTTGATACGGTGCCACAAATTTTGGATGTCAAAAATTTGCAATTGATTTTGAATGCAATGAACGTGAAGTCAACTTTTGCAAATGGTAATTTAGACATCGATCCAACACATATTATAGAGAGTGATTTACCCAGTGGTGCGATTAAGTCATTGCGCGCCTCATATTATTTTATGGGAGCGCTCCTAGGACGCTTTAATCGTGCGACGGTAACCTTCCCCGGTGGTGATAATTTAGGTAGACGACCAATTGATCAGCACATCAAGGGCTTTGAGGCTCTTGGTGCAATAGTTACTGAAAGCGACGACATTATTCATATTGATGCAACTGAACATGGTCTCATAGGGGCACGAATTGCGTTAGATACTGTTTCCGTGGGAGCGACAATTAATATTATTTTGGCAGCTGTGCGCGCAAAAGGTCAAACAGTGATCGAAAATGCGGCACGTGAACCAGAAATTATTGATATTGCAACATTTTTAAATAATATGGGTGCCAATGTGAGAGGTGCCGGAACCGATACGATTCGAATTGCTGGTGTCCCAAGTCTTAAGGCACGTAATACGCATACTGTTATTCCAGATCGTATTGAAGCTGGTACTTACATGAGCATGGCCGCAGCGTTTGGTGATGGCGTGACAATTAAAAATGTCATACCAGAGCATTTGGAATCGTACACATCGAAATTAATTGAAATGGGCGTTAACTTAGATATTGGTGAAGATACGATTCATGTGTATAAATCAGATGATTTGAAACCGGTCAATATTAAGACAATGCCATATCCTGGATTTGCGACAGACTTACAGCAGCCAATTACGCCTTTGTTATTAATGGCTTCTGGTGAAAGTAGTATTAACGATACAATTTATCCAAAACGTGTTAAACATGTGGAGGAATTACGAAGAATGGGTGGTGACATTGATTCTGATAGGCCGGGTCATATTCGTGTCAATCATTCACCTAGATTAGTTGGCACAGACGTTGAGGCTGCTGAAATTAGGGCAGGTGCTGCCTTAATTATTGCAGCTATTATGGCTGAAGGAGAGACAATTATTAATGATGCTGATCATATTTTACGAGGGTATGATCGTATTCAAGATAAGTTAACAACCCTAGGCGCGGATATTACAATTGAAGGTATTGATCTTATTAACTTAATGCCATGA
- a CDS encoding type B 50S ribosomal protein L31, translating to MQAEIHPKYQKVVFLDASTGKKFLSASTVTSNDTTDFEGVEYPVIRMDITSDSHPFYTGKQKFTQADGAVDKFNKKFAGFGFKNNEEQ from the coding sequence ATGCAAGCAGAAATCCATCCAAAATACCAAAAGGTTGTCTTTCTTGATGCCTCAACAGGTAAGAAGTTTTTGTCAGCTTCAACTGTAACATCAAACGACACAACTGATTTTGAAGGTGTAGAATATCCTGTTATTCGTATGGATATTACATCAGATTCACATCCATTTTACACAGGTAAGCAAAAGTTTACACAAGCAGATGGTGCGGTCGACAAGTTCAACAAGAAATTTGCTGGATTTGGCTTCAAAAACAACGAAGAACAATAA
- the rlmD gene encoding 23S rRNA (uracil(1939)-C(5))-methyltransferase RlmD — protein sequence MARTIMPVKLHEKIVAEVNDVRIDGMGIVNITPSYPLYIADAIPGEEILLEVTQVDKLSGYARVLEWLKTSDKRQNSQRQYLIDAGTAPLVNLKYQAQLELKQMQIQRLFDQRGIVSSVDSTIGMKAPSYYRNKTIVPVKWQDGHLTSGFYRRGSHELVPMTDYFVNDADIDKAIITVRDILEKYNISAFDPDIEQGAMRYIMIRRGFYSHELMVVLVSNHETIKFEENIITDICQQLPDLTSLIFNYSPKKEYVLLSPNNRTLWGSAAIHDTLLGYDFVIGPNSFYQVNPQMTEKLYDLAAQKANLKTTDVVIDAYSGIGTIGITVANQVKQVLGVEVVPGAVADAQLNIKANKIKNATYILADAPEQFKRWQDAGLKPDVVFVDPPRRGLTSQLIQATVDMGPDRLVYISCNPVTLARDTVEILEKGYHLSGTILPVDQFPQTSHIESITVFKKSS from the coding sequence ATGGCTCGAACAATTATGCCAGTTAAGCTACACGAAAAAATAGTGGCAGAAGTTAATGATGTACGAATAGATGGTATGGGAATAGTGAATATTACACCATCATATCCGTTATACATAGCAGATGCTATTCCAGGTGAAGAGATATTATTGGAAGTGACTCAAGTTGATAAATTGTCCGGTTATGCTCGAGTGCTTGAATGGTTAAAAACGTCCGATAAACGACAAAATAGTCAACGGCAATATTTGATTGACGCTGGAACAGCACCACTTGTAAATTTAAAATATCAGGCGCAACTTGAATTAAAACAAATGCAAATTCAACGTCTGTTTGATCAACGCGGCATAGTAAGTAGTGTTGATTCAACGATTGGTATGAAAGCGCCATCGTATTATCGTAATAAAACAATTGTTCCTGTTAAATGGCAAGATGGGCATTTAACAAGTGGCTTTTATCGTCGGGGTAGCCATGAACTAGTACCTATGACAGATTATTTTGTAAATGATGCTGACATTGACAAGGCCATTATTACGGTACGTGATATATTAGAAAAATATAACATTAGCGCTTTTGACCCAGATATTGAACAAGGTGCTATGCGTTATATTATGATTCGTCGGGGTTTTTACTCACATGAACTAATGGTTGTACTAGTATCCAATCATGAAACGATTAAATTTGAAGAGAATATTATCACTGATATTTGTCAACAGTTACCCGATTTAACGAGCTTGATTTTCAATTACAGTCCTAAAAAAGAATATGTTTTATTAAGCCCAAATAATAGAACACTCTGGGGATCGGCCGCTATTCATGATACGCTATTGGGTTATGATTTTGTTATTGGTCCAAATTCCTTTTATCAAGTCAATCCACAAATGACAGAAAAATTGTATGATCTGGCGGCTCAAAAGGCCAATCTTAAAACAACTGATGTTGTTATTGATGCTTATTCAGGTATTGGAACAATTGGTATTACAGTTGCTAATCAAGTTAAACAGGTGCTGGGTGTAGAAGTTGTGCCTGGTGCCGTCGCAGATGCGCAACTTAATATTAAGGCTAATAAAATTAAAAACGCGACATATATTTTAGCCGACGCGCCTGAGCAATTTAAACGTTGGCAAGATGCTGGGCTTAAACCAGATGTTGTTTTTGTTGATCCGCCACGACGTGGATTAACTAGTCAGCTCATCCAAGCCACAGTTGACATGGGACCAGATCGTTTGGTCTATATTAGTTGCAATCCAGTTACTTTAGCGCGCGATACAGTTGAAATTCTAGAAAAAGGGTACCACCTTAGTGGCACAATTTTACCGGTAGATCAGTTTCCACAAACGTCACATATTGAAAGTATTACAGTATTTAAGAAAAGTTCTTGA
- a CDS encoding UDP-N-acetylmuramoyl-tripeptide--D-alanyl-D-alanine ligase, translated as MNYSIKKIGAVLSAVTQGNDQIKVTGVAFNSRDVKIGDLFVALVADSDGHRYLQDALDRGAAAVLVDDNHAISEKLPAIIVKDTLTALQQLASYYRQQINPKVIAITGSNGKTTTKDMTAAIVSTVFKTFKTPNNFNNEIGVPMTLLSMPEDTEVLVVELGMDRSGQLTMLSQLVQPDIAIITMIGEAHIEFFKTRANIAKAKLEITNGLKADGVLFIPFDEPLLTQAVIMQRVVWFGQNIDAVETASDHTNFIYKNTRFAIPLIGGYNIMNALAAISAGILLHIDLKKAVQALQTFDLTKNRTERLVTARGVILISDVYNSNPTAVAAVLATLKAIPAQHKYVVLGDMLELGEQANELHAGLGQKVLDANVDGVYLVGKLFNQNMAPMLKTQFESSDVHQYTTDQLAKLTLDLQTLGEAGDVILLKASHGIHLENVVNALIE; from the coding sequence ATGAATTATTCAATAAAAAAAATAGGTGCCGTTTTAAGTGCCGTGACACAAGGTAATGACCAAATTAAGGTAACGGGTGTGGCGTTTAATTCGCGAGATGTTAAGATTGGTGATCTGTTTGTTGCACTAGTCGCTGATAGTGATGGTCATCGATATCTACAAGATGCCCTAGATAGAGGCGCAGCAGCCGTTTTAGTTGATGATAATCATGCTATTAGTGAGAAGCTACCTGCAATTATAGTCAAGGACACCCTAACAGCGTTACAGCAACTTGCTAGCTATTATAGACAACAAATTAACCCAAAAGTAATTGCCATTACAGGATCTAATGGTAAAACAACAACGAAGGATATGACAGCGGCAATTGTATCAACAGTGTTTAAAACATTTAAAACACCAAATAACTTCAATAACGAAATTGGCGTACCAATGACTTTGTTATCAATGCCAGAGGATACAGAGGTCTTGGTTGTTGAACTAGGAATGGATCGTTCTGGACAGCTCACGATGTTATCTCAGTTAGTTCAACCAGATATTGCAATTATTACCATGATAGGTGAGGCTCACATTGAATTTTTTAAAACACGTGCTAACATTGCCAAGGCAAAATTAGAAATTACAAATGGGCTAAAGGCAGATGGTGTGTTGTTTATTCCTTTTGATGAGCCACTTTTGACACAAGCTGTTATTATGCAAAGGGTAGTGTGGTTTGGACAAAATATTGATGCTGTGGAAACAGCATCTGACCATACAAATTTTATTTACAAAAATACTCGGTTTGCAATTCCGCTAATTGGTGGGTATAATATTATGAATGCGCTCGCAGCGATTTCAGCGGGTATCTTATTACATATTGATTTAAAAAAAGCCGTACAGGCGCTACAAACATTTGATTTGACAAAAAATCGCACAGAACGGCTCGTTACTGCTCGCGGCGTGATTTTGATTAGTGATGTCTATAACTCAAATCCAACAGCAGTGGCAGCAGTTTTGGCGACTTTAAAAGCAATACCAGCGCAACACAAGTATGTTGTTTTGGGTGATATGTTAGAATTAGGCGAACAGGCAAATGAATTACATGCTGGTTTGGGGCAAAAAGTATTAGATGCAAATGTTGATGGTGTTTATCTAGTTGGAAAATTATTCAATCAGAATATGGCACCAATGTTAAAGACACAGTTCGAATCATCGGATGTGCATCAATATACAACCGACCAATTAGCCAAATTGACCTTGGATTTACAAACGTTAGGTGAGGCGGGCGATGTGATCTTGTTAAAAGCAAGTCACGGGATCCATCTTGAAAACGTTGTTAACGCATTGATAGAATAA
- a CDS encoding serine hydrolase domain-containing protein has product MKRTQHRRMAYHTWTGLVLLVILLTTLGTGTMFIVKHWPINRSKIVKKSKQSIVARDDEKSDLDKDIFLKNDELAVSLNTQLKTSGYIGTALVVHNNRVILQQGFGYADKAQNRLNNAQSRYQIASIQKGFTATLVMQQIRAGKISLETPLSQYYPNVPNASNITIQQMLTMTSGLTQKVNAKTFTSEADNVQFDANHTLLLASHKWSYQAVNYRLLAGILMQITHKTYSELFNDFFNKHHHLNVSDYKTFITNPHRTIGYKTTDYSQFNNDNPVAYATETGTGNMAMTTGMLYRYYRLLADHKLVNEQQLNAMWRPADGMKYASGLYHYGDYNTGHGIIMGFESTIIATNNGQDAVVLLSNEHEKSAGWQPLAKALFEQMTAIKVVK; this is encoded by the coding sequence ATGAAACGAACACAACATCGTCGTATGGCATATCATACTTGGACAGGCCTTGTTTTATTGGTGATTTTACTTACTACGCTAGGCACTGGCACTATGTTTATCGTCAAACATTGGCCGATTAATCGATCAAAAATTGTGAAAAAAAGTAAGCAATCAATTGTGGCGCGTGATGATGAAAAGAGTGACCTTGATAAAGACATTTTTTTAAAAAATGATGAGTTAGCTGTTAGTTTGAATACGCAATTGAAAACGTCCGGGTACATTGGTACTGCTTTAGTGGTTCATAACAATCGTGTGATTTTGCAACAAGGTTTTGGTTATGCTGACAAAGCGCAGAATCGTTTGAATAATGCACAATCGCGTTATCAAATTGCATCTATTCAAAAGGGCTTCACTGCCACGTTAGTCATGCAGCAAATTCGTGCAGGGAAAATAAGTCTCGAAACACCATTGAGTCAGTATTATCCTAATGTGCCCAATGCTAGCAATATCACTATTCAACAGATGCTGACGATGACAAGTGGGTTAACGCAAAAAGTGAATGCTAAAACATTTACCTCAGAAGCAGATAATGTTCAATTTGACGCTAATCATACGTTATTATTAGCGTCACACAAGTGGTCTTATCAGGCAGTTAACTATCGCTTGTTAGCTGGTATTTTGATGCAAATTACGCATAAAACATATTCAGAATTGTTTAATGATTTTTTTAACAAGCATCACCATCTGAATGTGTCTGACTATAAAACATTTATAACCAATCCGCATCGAACAATTGGTTACAAGACTACTGACTATAGTCAGTTCAACAATGATAATCCTGTCGCCTATGCTACCGAAACGGGTACGGGTAACATGGCGATGACAACAGGGATGTTGTATCGTTATTATCGTTTGTTAGCAGACCATAAATTGGTTAATGAGCAGCAACTCAATGCTATGTGGCGCCCCGCCGATGGTATGAAATATGCGAGTGGCTTGTATCATTATGGCGATTACAATACAGGTCATGGTATTATTATGGGATTTGAGTCCACTATAATAGCAACAAATAATGGCCAAGATGCAGTGGTTTTATTGAGTAACGAACACGAAAAAAGTGCGGGTTGGCAGCCATTGGCTAAAGCACTTTTTGAACAAATGACAGCGATTAAGGTTGTGAAATAA